One Hippoglossus stenolepis isolate QCI-W04-F060 chromosome 9, HSTE1.2, whole genome shotgun sequence genomic region harbors:
- the LOC118114655 gene encoding rho guanine nucleotide exchange factor 28-like isoform X3: MLCFIVPGHNLAEMVSVQAYLSSETTPLTWVGGASLEYIQDDAQDLAEHLVIHAHCLSSSDHKELRSLFNVGQESSRWAMDRRVALAMANLDIPQNWNVLGSHSRDEHSPRESPLHLAVRWGLCRLAELLLCQPGGLMAVSLPNEEGVTPLQLAQTAGNLDLLELLTHPPNPLATPPAGLSQVWADRSRLLRFCHDTGNLTLTVRQNLRWSTEESRHADILLLRERLRDQDFLREIKALRRERVETILGKEELVDDPSENALYPDLNQGNFAVEENDYEDSLMFCLNEEDGEDDPSPSDSEKSQSIRESQASSPTLAAAARLSAMIHGKDRVYANTMLVDQVEDADIRYRSPGEEEVSPAARVGSQCWESFSTTPPDSGNWSQSRHTSSPHNEQRGIQGPSLENHREPSPRTSPLSPSAASPSFPSSPLASAFRLFEGAQRRHRQSCLPASPALNRRVCSLTEPSRGLSPSLECDSGEEDILGHSYPCSSLKKQSFLRSSSGEERDSFDTSPDFNHHTHSNSTQTSTKNPEEAEVRLRSYSYSSPKAKPSWPLLNRDAAIGDLAEEHRAFSLTETPREKRIEDEEWDKYIIPSKTESEKYKVSRTFSFLKSRMSSTRNKTKVKGKEVKEGKEKSGAANGHQFVPVSPSGPALCVACDKSVSGKELLQCSNCFLNVHKNCRESAAACGKKLQERNASLVKSKTSSLPQNSVKDNSPASIFSSASSSSSSLPAMTREKRETVAPLTKSLSLSIDSRRLSDSAAVDGEFSVTACANSSLSDDGTPVTATPPSTDPPIIAQDAVDAPLLSDFSADLLGLDVESWSLAVCPEFCRLHERYTVKRQDVIYELMQTELHHIQTLTVMSEVFRRGMVEELQLDWECVARIFPCLDPLLLFHKNLFGALQERRQAATQPENHRNYLIHQIGDILLQQFSDENAEKMKQVYGEFCSHHTEAVNVFKELQQQNKKLQNFVRQQSNNSLVRRREVPEFILLVTQRITKYPVLLERILHYTQEGSQEHADLSRALVQIRDVIAAVDLTVNTYERWQELQEVLARLENKSFAKLKNDKVFRKQDLLNKHRVLQHKGLVFWKTATGRLKDTLALLLTDVVVFLQEKDQRFIFAAVDQKPPVIPLQKLIVREVANEERGMFLISASAVGPEMYEVHTTTREERNAWMKHIRQAVERCPEEEEEEDRSAESEEVRRAAEAKVQKITKFQETLLVQDQRICTSLEEKLHLYAELTELTLHSPEPVPHRHLLVQPDTDSETLREASSLLTAALREAENLVNILQARDGVSVRTQSSPVRGPECCSYNSHGSSIQESPSEPDYLSTLSMSSTSLGSDTELTGLDGVLWSSALELRRGDNKGTMLKVAESVQSLTQLLYSLQAAVTLQDSCYEVQKVLLQEGERPQLRTLSSLQNSLEQEKQRSLDKKKEEVEKKGLERKKEEVDEVQKLHMRLKQEQQRWDKECLVREKQQSEQESVLEQREQQCLLEAERLRCEREELEAQLLEYQQNLDRLREGQRSVEREKEQIENQQKLLQSCKHSRQSSLPVTIPLDGFKVSSHSRTGSLDGSSSLYENEAALLASLQQKHPHQPGNNNQCLHSTSRKNHDGPPSSGYTASLGLSASLYNSLNALLSQAHSKQPPDSLTFPKCSNSHSCPLNDSVHPFSGRVTAQPQRSNNTDFSPPLDRRSLGPWRFEVTGHGLCEDYSSSSSPSLTPLLPPQAYLSLEGQNGEEGGEENIVYL; encoded by the exons AGCACAGTCCCAGGGAGTCTCCCCTCCACCTGGCCGTACGCTGGGGTCTCTGCAGGCTTGCGGAGCTGTTGCTCTGCCAGCCGGGGGGTTTGATGGCTGTCAGTCTGCCAAACGAAGAGGGAGTCACGCCGCTGCAGCTGGCACAGACGGCGGGCAACCTCGACCTCCTGGAGCTGCTCACACA CCCACCCAACCCCCTGGCCACGCCGCCCGCAGGTCTGTCCCAGGTGTGGGCAGACCGCTCCCGCTTGCTGCGGTTCTGCCACGACACTGGGAACCTGACTCTGACCGTCCGACAGAACCTGAGGTGGAGCACAGAGGAGAGTCGCCACGCTGACATCCTGCTGCTCAGAGAGCGGCTCAGAGACCAGGACTTCCTCAGGGAG ATAAAAGCTCTAAGGAGGGAACGGGTGGAGACCATCTTAGGGAAGGAAGAACTGGTGGATGATCCTTCAGAGAACG CGCTGTATCCAGATCTCAACCAAGGAAACTTTGCTGTTGAAGAAAAT GACTATGAGGATTCGCTCATGTTTTGCCTGAAcgaggaggacggagaggacgaCCCATCCCCATCTGATTCTG AGAAAAGCCAGTCCATAAGGGAGAGCCAGGCCTCCTCTCCGACTCTGGCCGCAGCTGCCCGACTGTCGGCGATGATACACGGCAAAGACCGAGTCTACGCCAACACCATGCTGGTCGACCAG GTGGAAGACGCTGACATCAGATACCGCTCtccaggggaggaggaggtgagccCTGCGGCCCGTGTTGGCAGCCAGTGCTGGGAGTCCTTCTCCACGACGCCCCCTGACTCTGGGAACTGGTCCCAGAGCCGGCACACATCCTCACCCCACAATGAGCAGAGGGGAATCCAAGGCCCCAGCCTGGAGAATCACAGGGAGCCATCCCCGCgcacctctcccctctctccctctgctgcctccccgtcttttccttcctccccaCTGGCTTCCGCTTTCCGTTTGTTCGAAGGAGCACAGAGGCGTCACAGACAGTCGTGCCTGCCAGCGTCTCCTGCTCTGAATCGCAGGGTATGCAGCCTGACTGAGCCAAGCCGGGGCCTGAG TCCCAGTCTTGAGTGCGACAGTGGGGAAGAGGACATACTGGGACATTCCTACCCCTGCTCATCTTTAAAGAAGCAGTCCTTCCTGCGATCCAGCTCCGGAGAGGAGAGGGACTCTTTCGACACATCGCCAGACTTTAACCACCACACGCACTCCAACAGCACACAGACGTCCACCAAG AACCCGGAGGAAGCCGAGGTTCGCCTGCGCTCCTACTCCTACTCCTCCCCCAAAGCAAAGCCGTCATGGCCGCTGCTAAACCGAGACGCAGCCATCGGCGACCTGGCAGAAG AGCACAGAGCGTTCAGCCTGACGGAGACGCCCAGAGAGAAGAG GATCGAGGACGAGGAGTGGGATAAATACATAATCCCATCGAAGACCGAGTCGGAGAAGTACAAAGTCAGCCGGACCTTCAGCTTCCTGAAGAGCAGGATGTCCAGCACCCGCAACAAGACCAAG GTGAAGGGTAAAGAGGtgaaggaggggaaggagaagtCAGGAGCCGCCAACGGCCACCAGTTTGTTCCCGTGTCTCCATCTGGTCCCGCTCTCTGTGTGGCCTGCGATAAGTCCGTTTCTGGgaaggagctgctgcagtgctcCA ACTGTTTCCTGAACGTCCATAAAAACTGCAGAGAGTCCGCTGCAGCCTGTGGGAAG aagctgcaggaaagGAATGCATCGCTGGTGAAAAGCAAAACCTCGTCTCTCCCACAGA ACTCTGTGAAAGACAACTCTCCAGCCTCCATTTTCtcatctgcctcctcctcttcctcgtcactGCCAGCGATGaccagagagaaaagggaaacagTTGCCCCTCTCACCAAaagcctctccctctctataGACAGCAG ACGGCTGAGTGACTCAGCAGCGGTGGACGGAGAGTTCAGTGTGACAGCGTGCGCCAACAGTTCACTGTCTGATGATGGAACACCGGTCACAGCCACTCCCCCATCCACCGACCCGCCAATCATCGCACAGG ATGCTGTCGATGCTCCTCTATTGAGCGACTTCTCAGCTGATTTGCTCGGACTTGATGTCGAGTCGTGGAGTCTGGCAGTTTGTCCGGAGTTCTGTCGACTACACGAAAGGTACACGGTCAAACGACAGGATGTTATTTATG AGCTAATGCAGACGGAGCTGCACCACATCCAAACCCTGACGGTCATGTCCGAGGTGTTCAGGAGAGGGATGgtagaggagctgcagctcgacTGGGAATGCGTGGCCCGAATCTTCCCGTGCTTGGATCCCTTACTGCTCTTCCACAAGAACCTCTTCGGAGCGCTGCAGGAACGCCGACAGGCCGCAACCCAACCCGAGAACCACCGGAACTATCTCATCCATCAGATTGGAGACATCCTGCTTCAGCAG TTCTCAGATGAAAATGCTGAGAAGATGAAGCAGGTGTACGGGGAGTTCTGCAGTCACCACACTGAGGCTGTCAATGTCttcaaagagctgcagcagcagaacaagaaGCTCCAGAACTTTGTCAGA caacagagcAACAACTCTCTGGTCCGACGGAGAGAGGTGCCTGAATTCATCCTGCTGGTCACTCAGCGCATCACCAAGTATCCAGTGCTGCTGGAGAGGATATTACATTACACTCAGG AGGGAAGTCAGGAACACGCTGACCTGTCGCGTGCCCTGGTTCAGATTCGTGACGTCATCGCCGCCGTGGACCTGACTGTGAATACGTACGAGAGgtggcaggagctgcaggaagttCTGGCCCGGCTGGAGAACAAGAGCTTTGCCAAGCTGAAGAACGACAAAGTGTTTCGCAAACAGGACCTGCTCAACAAACACAGGGTTCTGCAGCACAAAGGGCTGGTCTTCTGGAAGACTGCCACAGGACGTCTGAAAG ACACTCTGGCACTCCTTCTCACAGACGTCGTGGTTTTCCTACAAGAGAAAGACCAGCGCTTCATATTTGCTGCTGTT GACCAGAAGCCTCCAGTGATTCCTCTGCAGAAGCTCATCGTCAGAGAAGTGGCCaacgaggagagagggatgttCCTTATCTCCGCCTCCGCGGTGGGACCAGAGATGTATGAAGTTCACACCAccaccagagaggagaggaatgcGTGGATGAAACACATTCGACAAGCTGTAGAGAG GTgtcctgaggaagaggaggaggaggatcgaAGTGCTGagtcagaggaggtgaggcGAGCTGCAGAGGCGAAGGTCCAGAAGATCACCAAGTTCCAAG AGACTCTGTTGGTTCAGGATCAGCGGATCTGCACCAgcctggaggagaagctgcatcTGTACGCTGAGCTCACCGAGTTAACCCTCCACTCACCAGAACCTGTGCCacatcgccacctgctggttcaaccagacacagacagtgagacgCTGCGGGAGGCGTCCTCGCTGCTCACAGCTGCACTCAGAGAAG CAGAGAACCTGGTCAACATTCTCCAGGCTCGTGACGGCGTCTCTGTCCGAACTCAGAGCTCTCCTGTCCGAGGACCCGAGTGCTGCAGCTACAACAGTCACGGCAGCAGCATCCAGGAGTCTCCCTCTGAAC CCGATTATCTCAGCACGCTCAGCATGAGCTCCACGTCTCTTGGATCGGACACAGAGCTGACGGGGCTGGACGGTGTGTTGTGGAGCTCTGCCCTCgagctgaggagaggagacaacAAAGGGACCATGTTAAAG GTGGCAGAGAGCGTGCAGAGCCTGACTCAGCTCCTCTACAGTCTGCAG gctGCTGTGACGCTCCAGGACAGCTGCTATGAAGTCCAGAAAGTCCTCCtccaggagggagagagacctcAGCTCCgaaccctctcctctctccaaaACAGTCTG gagcaggagaagcagaggagcctcgacaagaagaaagaggaagtggaaaagaAGGGAttagagaggaagaaagaggaggtggaTGAGGTGCAGAAGCTCCACATGAGGCTGaaacaggagcagcagcgatGGGACAAAGAGTGTCtggtcagagagaaacagcag AGTGAGCAGGAGAGCGTCCTGGAGCAGCGAGAGCAGCAGTGCCTCCTGGAGGCTGAGCGTCTCCGCTGCGAGCgtgaggagctggaggcgcAGCTGCTGGAGTATCAGCAGAACCTGGACAGACTGAGGGAGGGCCAGAGGAGtgtggagagggagaaggaacaGATTGAGAACCAGCAGAAGCTTCTCCAGAGCTGTAAACACAGCCGCCAGAGCAGCTTGCCTGTAACAATACCACTGGATGGATTCAAG GTGTCCAGCCACAGCCGAACAGGAAGTCTGGATGGCAGCTCTTCGCTGTACGAGAACGAGGCGGCTCTGCTCGCCTCTCTCCAGCAGAAACACCCCCACCAGCCCGGGAACAACAACCAGTGTCTGCACTCCACGTCCAGGAAGAACCACGATGGCCCCCCAAGCTCCGGCTACACCGCCAGCCTGGGCCTCAGCGCCAGCCTCTACAACAGCCTCAACGCCCTGCTGAGTCAGGCTCACAGCAAACAGCCTCCAGACAGCCTGACGTTCCCAAAGTGCAGTAACAGTCACAGCTGCCCCCTGAACGACTCCGTCCACCCGTTCAGCGGCAGGGTCACCGCGCAGCCGCAGAGGAGCAACAACA CAGACTTCAGCCCACCGTTGGACAGGCGATCCCTGGGTCCCTGGAGGTTTGAGGTCACAGGTCACGGACTTTGCGAGgactactcctcctcctcctccccctctcttacCCCGCTCCTTCCCCCGCAGGCTTACCTCTCTCTAGAGGGACAGAacggggaggagggaggtgaggagaaCATTGTTTATCTCTGA
- the LOC118114655 gene encoding rho guanine nucleotide exchange factor 28-like isoform X5 translates to MFCLNEEDGEDDPSPSDSEKSQSIRESQASSPTLAAAARLSAMIHGKDRVYANTMLVDQVEDADIRYRSPGEEEVSPAARVGSQCWESFSTTPPDSGNWSQSRHTSSPHNEQRGIQGPSLENHREPSPRTSPLSPSAASPSFPSSPLASAFRLFEGAQRRHRQSCLPASPALNRRVCSLTEPSRGLSPSLECDSGEEDILGHSYPCSSLKKQSFLRSSSGEERDSFDTSPDFNHHTHSNSTQTSTKNPEEAEVRLRSYSYSSPKAKPSWPLLNRDAAIGDLAEEHRAFSLTETPREKRVLGFRKRAQSAEEESSASVQHLTLTEFLKEIEDEEWDKYIIPSKTESEKYKVSRTFSFLKSRMSSTRNKTKVKGKEVKEGKEKSGAANGHQFVPVSPSGPALCVACDKSVSGKELLQCSNCFLNVHKNCRESAAACGKKLQERNASLVKSKTSSLPQNSVKDNSPASIFSSASSSSSSLPAMTREKRETVAPLTKSLSLSIDSRRLSDSAAVDGEFSVTACANSSLSDDGTPVTATPPSTDPPIIAQDAVDAPLLSDFSADLLGLDVESWSLAVCPEFCRLHERYTVKRQDVIYELMQTELHHIQTLTVMSEVFRRGMVEELQLDWECVARIFPCLDPLLLFHKNLFGALQERRQAATQPENHRNYLIHQIGDILLQQFSDENAEKMKQVYGEFCSHHTEAVNVFKELQQQNKKLQNFVRQQSNNSLVRRREVPEFILLVTQRITKYPVLLERILHYTQEGSQEHADLSRALVQIRDVIAAVDLTVNTYERWQELQEVLARLENKSFAKLKNDKVFRKQDLLNKHRVLQHKGLVFWKTATGRLKDTLALLLTDVVVFLQEKDQRFIFAAVDQKPPVIPLQKLIVREVANEERGMFLISASAVGPEMYEVHTTTREERNAWMKHIRQAVERCPEEEEEEDRSAESEEVRRAAEAKVQKITKFQETLLVQDQRICTSLEEKLHLYAELTELTLHSPEPVPHRHLLVQPDTDSETLREASSLLTAALREAENLVNILQARDGVSVRTQSSPVRGPECCSYNSHGSSIQESPSEPDYLSTLSMSSTSLGSDTELTGLDGVLWSSALELRRGDNKGTMLKVAESVQSLTQLLYSLQAAVTLQDSCYEVQKVLLQEGERPQLRTLSSLQNSLEQEKQRSLDKKKEEVEKKGLERKKEEVDEVQKLHMRLKQEQQRWDKECLVREKQQSEQESVLEQREQQCLLEAERLRCEREELEAQLLEYQQNLDRLREGQRSVEREKEQIENQQKLLQSCKHSRQSSLPVTIPLDGFKVSSHSRTGSLDGSSSLYENEAALLASLQQKHPHQPGNNNQCLHSTSRKNHDGPPSSGYTASLGLSASLYNSLNALLSQAHSKQPPDSLTFPKCSNSHSCPLNDSVHPFSGRVTAQPQRSNNTDFSPPLDRRSLGPWRFEVTGHGLCEDYSSSSSPSLTPLLPPQAYLSLEGQNGEEGGEENIVYL, encoded by the exons ATGTTTTGCCTGAAcgaggaggacggagaggacgaCCCATCCCCATCTGATTCTG AGAAAAGCCAGTCCATAAGGGAGAGCCAGGCCTCCTCTCCGACTCTGGCCGCAGCTGCCCGACTGTCGGCGATGATACACGGCAAAGACCGAGTCTACGCCAACACCATGCTGGTCGACCAG GTGGAAGACGCTGACATCAGATACCGCTCtccaggggaggaggaggtgagccCTGCGGCCCGTGTTGGCAGCCAGTGCTGGGAGTCCTTCTCCACGACGCCCCCTGACTCTGGGAACTGGTCCCAGAGCCGGCACACATCCTCACCCCACAATGAGCAGAGGGGAATCCAAGGCCCCAGCCTGGAGAATCACAGGGAGCCATCCCCGCgcacctctcccctctctccctctgctgcctccccgtcttttccttcctccccaCTGGCTTCCGCTTTCCGTTTGTTCGAAGGAGCACAGAGGCGTCACAGACAGTCGTGCCTGCCAGCGTCTCCTGCTCTGAATCGCAGGGTATGCAGCCTGACTGAGCCAAGCCGGGGCCTGAG TCCCAGTCTTGAGTGCGACAGTGGGGAAGAGGACATACTGGGACATTCCTACCCCTGCTCATCTTTAAAGAAGCAGTCCTTCCTGCGATCCAGCTCCGGAGAGGAGAGGGACTCTTTCGACACATCGCCAGACTTTAACCACCACACGCACTCCAACAGCACACAGACGTCCACCAAG AACCCGGAGGAAGCCGAGGTTCGCCTGCGCTCCTACTCCTACTCCTCCCCCAAAGCAAAGCCGTCATGGCCGCTGCTAAACCGAGACGCAGCCATCGGCGACCTGGCAGAAG AGCACAGAGCGTTCAGCCTGACGGAGACGCCCAGAGAGAAGAG GGTTTTGGGTTTCCGTAAGCGGGCCCagtcagcagaggaggagagcagcgcATCAGTCCAACACCTCACCCTCACAGAGTTCCTCAAAGA GATCGAGGACGAGGAGTGGGATAAATACATAATCCCATCGAAGACCGAGTCGGAGAAGTACAAAGTCAGCCGGACCTTCAGCTTCCTGAAGAGCAGGATGTCCAGCACCCGCAACAAGACCAAG GTGAAGGGTAAAGAGGtgaaggaggggaaggagaagtCAGGAGCCGCCAACGGCCACCAGTTTGTTCCCGTGTCTCCATCTGGTCCCGCTCTCTGTGTGGCCTGCGATAAGTCCGTTTCTGGgaaggagctgctgcagtgctcCA ACTGTTTCCTGAACGTCCATAAAAACTGCAGAGAGTCCGCTGCAGCCTGTGGGAAG aagctgcaggaaagGAATGCATCGCTGGTGAAAAGCAAAACCTCGTCTCTCCCACAGA ACTCTGTGAAAGACAACTCTCCAGCCTCCATTTTCtcatctgcctcctcctcttcctcgtcactGCCAGCGATGaccagagagaaaagggaaacagTTGCCCCTCTCACCAAaagcctctccctctctataGACAGCAG ACGGCTGAGTGACTCAGCAGCGGTGGACGGAGAGTTCAGTGTGACAGCGTGCGCCAACAGTTCACTGTCTGATGATGGAACACCGGTCACAGCCACTCCCCCATCCACCGACCCGCCAATCATCGCACAGG ATGCTGTCGATGCTCCTCTATTGAGCGACTTCTCAGCTGATTTGCTCGGACTTGATGTCGAGTCGTGGAGTCTGGCAGTTTGTCCGGAGTTCTGTCGACTACACGAAAGGTACACGGTCAAACGACAGGATGTTATTTATG AGCTAATGCAGACGGAGCTGCACCACATCCAAACCCTGACGGTCATGTCCGAGGTGTTCAGGAGAGGGATGgtagaggagctgcagctcgacTGGGAATGCGTGGCCCGAATCTTCCCGTGCTTGGATCCCTTACTGCTCTTCCACAAGAACCTCTTCGGAGCGCTGCAGGAACGCCGACAGGCCGCAACCCAACCCGAGAACCACCGGAACTATCTCATCCATCAGATTGGAGACATCCTGCTTCAGCAG TTCTCAGATGAAAATGCTGAGAAGATGAAGCAGGTGTACGGGGAGTTCTGCAGTCACCACACTGAGGCTGTCAATGTCttcaaagagctgcagcagcagaacaagaaGCTCCAGAACTTTGTCAGA caacagagcAACAACTCTCTGGTCCGACGGAGAGAGGTGCCTGAATTCATCCTGCTGGTCACTCAGCGCATCACCAAGTATCCAGTGCTGCTGGAGAGGATATTACATTACACTCAGG AGGGAAGTCAGGAACACGCTGACCTGTCGCGTGCCCTGGTTCAGATTCGTGACGTCATCGCCGCCGTGGACCTGACTGTGAATACGTACGAGAGgtggcaggagctgcaggaagttCTGGCCCGGCTGGAGAACAAGAGCTTTGCCAAGCTGAAGAACGACAAAGTGTTTCGCAAACAGGACCTGCTCAACAAACACAGGGTTCTGCAGCACAAAGGGCTGGTCTTCTGGAAGACTGCCACAGGACGTCTGAAAG ACACTCTGGCACTCCTTCTCACAGACGTCGTGGTTTTCCTACAAGAGAAAGACCAGCGCTTCATATTTGCTGCTGTT GACCAGAAGCCTCCAGTGATTCCTCTGCAGAAGCTCATCGTCAGAGAAGTGGCCaacgaggagagagggatgttCCTTATCTCCGCCTCCGCGGTGGGACCAGAGATGTATGAAGTTCACACCAccaccagagaggagaggaatgcGTGGATGAAACACATTCGACAAGCTGTAGAGAG GTgtcctgaggaagaggaggaggaggatcgaAGTGCTGagtcagaggaggtgaggcGAGCTGCAGAGGCGAAGGTCCAGAAGATCACCAAGTTCCAAG AGACTCTGTTGGTTCAGGATCAGCGGATCTGCACCAgcctggaggagaagctgcatcTGTACGCTGAGCTCACCGAGTTAACCCTCCACTCACCAGAACCTGTGCCacatcgccacctgctggttcaaccagacacagacagtgagacgCTGCGGGAGGCGTCCTCGCTGCTCACAGCTGCACTCAGAGAAG CAGAGAACCTGGTCAACATTCTCCAGGCTCGTGACGGCGTCTCTGTCCGAACTCAGAGCTCTCCTGTCCGAGGACCCGAGTGCTGCAGCTACAACAGTCACGGCAGCAGCATCCAGGAGTCTCCCTCTGAAC CCGATTATCTCAGCACGCTCAGCATGAGCTCCACGTCTCTTGGATCGGACACAGAGCTGACGGGGCTGGACGGTGTGTTGTGGAGCTCTGCCCTCgagctgaggagaggagacaacAAAGGGACCATGTTAAAG GTGGCAGAGAGCGTGCAGAGCCTGACTCAGCTCCTCTACAGTCTGCAG gctGCTGTGACGCTCCAGGACAGCTGCTATGAAGTCCAGAAAGTCCTCCtccaggagggagagagacctcAGCTCCgaaccctctcctctctccaaaACAGTCTG gagcaggagaagcagaggagcctcgacaagaagaaagaggaagtggaaaagaAGGGAttagagaggaagaaagaggaggtggaTGAGGTGCAGAAGCTCCACATGAGGCTGaaacaggagcagcagcgatGGGACAAAGAGTGTCtggtcagagagaaacagcag AGTGAGCAGGAGAGCGTCCTGGAGCAGCGAGAGCAGCAGTGCCTCCTGGAGGCTGAGCGTCTCCGCTGCGAGCgtgaggagctggaggcgcAGCTGCTGGAGTATCAGCAGAACCTGGACAGACTGAGGGAGGGCCAGAGGAGtgtggagagggagaaggaacaGATTGAGAACCAGCAGAAGCTTCTCCAGAGCTGTAAACACAGCCGCCAGAGCAGCTTGCCTGTAACAATACCACTGGATGGATTCAAG GTGTCCAGCCACAGCCGAACAGGAAGTCTGGATGGCAGCTCTTCGCTGTACGAGAACGAGGCGGCTCTGCTCGCCTCTCTCCAGCAGAAACACCCCCACCAGCCCGGGAACAACAACCAGTGTCTGCACTCCACGTCCAGGAAGAACCACGATGGCCCCCCAAGCTCCGGCTACACCGCCAGCCTGGGCCTCAGCGCCAGCCTCTACAACAGCCTCAACGCCCTGCTGAGTCAGGCTCACAGCAAACAGCCTCCAGACAGCCTGACGTTCCCAAAGTGCAGTAACAGTCACAGCTGCCCCCTGAACGACTCCGTCCACCCGTTCAGCGGCAGGGTCACCGCGCAGCCGCAGAGGAGCAACAACA CAGACTTCAGCCCACCGTTGGACAGGCGATCCCTGGGTCCCTGGAGGTTTGAGGTCACAGGTCACGGACTTTGCGAGgactactcctcctcctcctccccctctcttacCCCGCTCCTTCCCCCGCAGGCTTACCTCTCTCTAGAGGGACAGAacggggaggagggaggtgaggagaaCATTGTTTATCTCTGA